A window of the Desulfovibrio sp. Fe33 genome harbors these coding sequences:
- a CDS encoding rubrerythrin family protein, which produces MTKTMENLKAAFAGESQANRKYLAFADKAEAEGKPGVAKLFRAAAAAETIHAHAHLRLMKGIGSTEENLKAAISGETYEFEKMYPEMMEDAKAEGENAVLRYFGFANEAEKIHAELYSEALEDPEKFADAEFYICSVCGHTMDGEPTDKCPICGAAVKAYVKVEG; this is translated from the coding sequence ATGACCAAGACCATGGAAAATCTGAAAGCCGCTTTCGCCGGTGAGTCCCAGGCCAACCGCAAGTATCTCGCTTTTGCCGACAAGGCCGAGGCCGAAGGCAAACCCGGCGTCGCCAAGCTGTTCCGCGCCGCTGCCGCCGCCGAAACCATCCACGCCCACGCCCACCTGCGCCTGATGAAGGGCATCGGCTCCACCGAGGAGAACCTCAAGGCCGCCATTTCCGGCGAGACCTACGAATTTGAAAAGATGTACCCGGAGATGATGGAAGACGCCAAGGCCGAGGGCGAGAACGCTGTTCTGCGCTATTTCGGATTTGCCAACGAGGCCGAGAAAATCCATGCCGAACTGTACTCCGAGGCCCTGGAAGACCCGGAAAAGTTCGCCGACGCCGAGTTCTACATCTGCTCCGTCTGCGGCCATACCATGGACGGCGAGCCCACCGACAAATGTCCCATCTGCGGTGCGGCCGTGAAGGCCTACGTCAAGGTCGAAGGCTAA
- a CDS encoding LysR family transcriptional regulator codes for MELYQLKTFVVVAEEGHLTRASVRLHTSQPSVSAHIKSLEEELETKLFIRTPKGMRLTEAGERLKHRAENVLKAARELKLEARSMGDELVGDLSLGLNTDAEYLRIVPLLTSLGEDHPRIVLQIQQRASTSVQGAIRDGQLDCGFIFGEPRYPELCAIPLEKTRFFVAVPDIWKDRMSLGLSGLSDLPWIMDPSDNPLQQLIDPFFKAHDIKPSIQLEVDGDEVIRVLVAAGKGISFLRKNEIQAANRIGRPVHTLSFEELSIQANFVYLRRHDEDPVMRAVIDRVKRCWELV; via the coding sequence ATGGAACTTTACCAACTCAAGACTTTTGTGGTGGTGGCCGAGGAAGGCCATCTGACACGCGCCTCGGTCCGGCTCCATACCAGCCAGCCTTCTGTGAGCGCGCACATCAAATCCTTGGAAGAAGAGCTTGAAACCAAGCTGTTTATCCGGACGCCAAAGGGAATGCGCCTGACCGAGGCCGGGGAACGGCTCAAGCACCGGGCCGAGAACGTGCTCAAGGCCGCCCGGGAGCTGAAGCTGGAGGCCCGGAGCATGGGCGACGAACTGGTGGGCGATCTGTCCCTAGGCCTGAACACGGACGCCGAATACCTGCGCATCGTCCCCCTGCTGACATCCCTGGGGGAAGACCACCCCAGGATCGTCCTTCAGATTCAGCAGCGCGCGTCCACCTCCGTGCAGGGCGCCATCCGCGACGGGCAGCTCGACTGCGGGTTCATCTTCGGCGAGCCGAGGTATCCCGAACTCTGCGCCATTCCCCTTGAGAAGACCCGCTTTTTCGTGGCCGTGCCCGACATATGGAAGGACCGCATGAGCCTGGGGCTGTCCGGGCTGTCCGATCTGCCGTGGATCATGGACCCCTCCGACAACCCGTTGCAGCAGCTCATCGACCCCTTTTTCAAGGCGCACGACATCAAGCCCTCAATCCAGTTGGAAGTGGACGGCGACGAAGTCATCCGGGTACTCGTGGCCGCAGGCAAGGGCATCTCGTTCCTCAGGAAGAACGAAATCCAGGCGGCCAACCGCATCGGCAGGCCCGTGCACACCTTGTCTTTCGAGGAGCTGTCCATCCAGGCGAACTTCGTCTACCTCAGGCGGCACGACGAAGACCCGGTCATGCGCGCGGTCATCGACCGCGTCAAACGGTGTTGGGAATTGGTCTAG
- a CDS encoding cell division protein FtsX, whose protein sequence is MIGPFLRLTLRGVTDLRLHPFAQLLTLLAVAMVTLLTGLILLGVHNLDQELLKSRGRVEFQIYWKNSADPAQVNEEWDTIRAMDHLAAFKTFTPANALAELAASLGKTSDFSGLADDNPLPYSGLAAFAVPPEAQREGWAADLLSTLKDMPGVDKVNYTPFQADLAQGWRTLTRTVIWPVLGFLGLVVALVVHNTIKLSLLTRMDEVEILALVGASPSYIRWPLLIGGLIQGILGAGLGLGLLAATHSAMADALNFPPFLIQLQFLPMDQLLILGGAVTLVSVLSSWVAVK, encoded by the coding sequence GTGATCGGACCGTTCCTCCGCCTGACGCTGCGCGGCGTCACCGACCTGCGCCTCCACCCCTTCGCCCAGTTGCTCACCCTTCTGGCCGTGGCCATGGTCACGCTGCTCACAGGCCTCATCCTGCTCGGCGTGCACAACCTCGACCAGGAGCTGCTCAAATCCAGGGGACGGGTGGAATTTCAGATATACTGGAAAAACAGCGCAGACCCGGCCCAGGTAAACGAGGAATGGGACACCATCCGCGCCATGGACCATCTGGCCGCCTTCAAGACCTTCACCCCCGCGAACGCGCTGGCCGAGCTTGCGGCTTCGTTGGGCAAGACAAGCGACTTCTCCGGCCTGGCCGACGACAACCCCCTGCCCTATTCCGGCCTGGCCGCCTTTGCCGTACCGCCCGAGGCACAGCGCGAAGGATGGGCCGCCGACCTGCTCTCCACGCTCAAGGACATGCCCGGCGTGGACAAGGTCAACTACACCCCGTTCCAGGCCGACCTGGCCCAGGGATGGCGCACCCTGACCCGCACGGTGATATGGCCGGTCCTGGGCTTCCTCGGCCTGGTGGTCGCCCTGGTGGTCCACAACACCATAAAACTCTCCCTGCTCACCCGCATGGACGAGGTGGAAATTCTCGCCCTGGTCGGAGCCAGCCCTTCCTACATCCGCTGGCCCCTGCTCATCGGAGGCCTGATTCAGGGCATCCTCGGCGCGGGGCTCGGCCTGGGACTGCTCGCCGCGACCCACTCGGCCATGGCTGACGCCCTCAACTTCCCGCCCTTCCTCATCCAACTCCAGTTCCTCCCCATGGACCAGCTTCTCATCCTCGGCGGGGCCGTGACTCTCGTGTCCGTCCTGTCCAGTTGGGTGGCCGTGAAATAA
- a CDS encoding enoyl-ACP reductase FabI, which translates to MLLKDKKALIFGVVNDRSIAYGIARQMKEHGARLAFSYAADPIERRLAPICEELGGEFMYKCDVTSDEEIASGAELVREKWGGVDILVHSIAYANREDLKGRFIDTSREGYKIALDVSSYSLVALCRAFEPLFPVGGSVLTMSYYGSGKVVANYNAMGVAKAALEACVRYLAVDLGEKGVRINAISAGPVKTMAASGISGFKSILGRIEEKAPLHRNISIEDVGKCALYLASDLSSGTTGDVVFVDSGYNIMGV; encoded by the coding sequence ATGCTGCTCAAGGATAAAAAGGCTCTCATTTTCGGTGTGGTCAACGATCGTTCCATCGCCTACGGCATAGCCCGGCAAATGAAGGAACACGGCGCCCGCCTCGCCTTCAGCTACGCCGCAGACCCCATCGAACGCCGATTGGCTCCCATCTGCGAGGAGCTCGGCGGGGAATTCATGTACAAGTGCGACGTCACTTCGGATGAGGAGATCGCGTCCGGCGCGGAACTTGTGCGCGAGAAGTGGGGCGGCGTGGATATTCTCGTTCACTCCATCGCCTACGCCAACCGCGAAGACCTCAAAGGCCGGTTCATCGATACCAGCCGCGAAGGCTACAAGATAGCCCTGGACGTGTCCTCGTATTCCCTGGTCGCCTTGTGCCGCGCCTTCGAGCCGCTTTTCCCCGTGGGCGGGTCCGTCCTGACCATGAGCTACTACGGCTCCGGCAAGGTAGTGGCCAACTATAACGCCATGGGCGTGGCCAAAGCCGCCCTGGAAGCCTGCGTGCGCTATCTGGCCGTGGACCTGGGCGAAAAGGGCGTGCGCATCAACGCCATCTCGGCCGGGCCGGTCAAGACCATGGCCGCATCGGGCATCTCCGGCTTCAAGTCCATCCTCGGACGCATCGAGGAAAAAGCTCCCCTGCACCGAAACATTTCCATCGAAGACGTGGGAAAATGCGCCCTCTACCTCGCCTCCGACCTCTCGTCCGGCACCACCGGCGACGTCGTTTTCGTGGATTCCGGCTATAATATTATGGGCGTTTAG
- a CDS encoding LysR family transcriptional regulator — protein sequence MELYQLRTFVAVAEEGNFTRAGRRVHATQPAVSAHIKALEEELGVRLFDRVPRGVELTQAGAELVHDAIEVLAAANALKARAVTLGGEVAGQVALGLCTDPAFLKATSLIDLMSERFPKLSLKLIQSPSGVILSGIRARTLDAGFVFSGNPYHDLESIKLAEPRYSILGAARWRDELAVADAEALSAFTWVMPASHSPFRELQLEIFNKYGIVPARTIGADSEEVIRALVADGKGLALVREDEMKAMLDNGQAAECVLVGRHPVEVNFVFRKGEDSLPSLAAIIELVRRTWER from the coding sequence ATGGAACTCTACCAGCTTAGAACGTTCGTGGCAGTGGCGGAGGAAGGCAATTTTACCCGTGCGGGCAGGCGGGTACACGCCACCCAGCCTGCGGTAAGCGCGCATATCAAGGCCCTTGAGGAAGAGCTTGGCGTGCGGCTTTTCGACAGGGTGCCGCGAGGCGTCGAGTTGACCCAGGCCGGGGCCGAACTGGTGCACGACGCCATCGAAGTGCTGGCCGCAGCCAACGCGCTCAAGGCGCGGGCCGTGACCCTGGGCGGCGAGGTGGCGGGCCAGGTCGCGCTCGGGCTGTGCACCGATCCGGCCTTTCTCAAGGCCACCAGCCTTATCGACCTCATGAGCGAGCGTTTTCCCAAGCTCAGCCTGAAGCTCATCCAGTCGCCGTCAGGCGTGATATTGAGCGGTATCCGGGCACGTACACTGGACGCGGGGTTCGTCTTTTCCGGCAATCCCTATCATGATCTGGAAAGCATCAAGCTGGCCGAGCCGAGATATTCCATCCTGGGCGCGGCGCGGTGGCGCGACGAACTGGCTGTGGCCGATGCCGAAGCGTTGTCCGCATTCACCTGGGTCATGCCTGCCAGTCACAGCCCGTTTCGAGAGCTGCAACTTGAAATATTCAATAAGTACGGGATCGTTCCGGCGCGAACCATCGGTGCGGACTCCGAAGAGGTCATCCGCGCCCTGGTGGCGGACGGCAAGGGGTTGGCCCTGGTGCGCGAGGACGAGATGAAGGCCATGCTTGATAACGGGCAGGCCGCCGAGTGCGTCCTGGTGGGGCGGCATCCGGTTGAGGTGAATTTCGTGTTCCGCAAGGGAGAGGACAGCCTGCCTTCCCTGGCCGCCATCATCGAGCTGGTGCGGCGGACCTGGGAGCGTTGA
- the ftsE gene encoding cell division ATP-binding protein FtsE — protein sequence MVNVERLSYNFGSYWALKDISFTLEKGEFLFLTGHSGAGKTTLLRLLYGALPVSRGRASVAGFQLNHLRKRDIPKLRRKVGVVFQDFKILPERTVFDNVAMALEVRGMPRTHLERRVRAIIRALGLETRSYSLCERLSGGEQQRVAIARSMVANPELILADEPTGNLDVDLTMHLMEIFKQFHTYGTSVIMATHSTEVLECVPNARILHLQDGRITIEGEPVDDRPFDENFEDDFDGEEL from the coding sequence ATGGTCAATGTGGAACGCCTGTCCTACAATTTCGGGTCCTACTGGGCTCTCAAGGACATCTCCTTCACCTTGGAGAAAGGCGAATTTCTCTTCCTCACCGGGCACTCCGGAGCGGGAAAGACCACCCTCCTGCGCCTGCTCTATGGAGCCCTGCCCGTATCCCGAGGCCGCGCCTCGGTGGCCGGTTTCCAGCTCAACCATCTTCGGAAGCGCGACATCCCGAAGCTGCGCCGCAAAGTGGGCGTGGTTTTTCAGGACTTCAAGATCCTGCCCGAACGCACGGTCTTCGACAACGTGGCCATGGCGCTCGAAGTGCGGGGTATGCCGCGCACGCACCTGGAACGCCGCGTGCGCGCCATCATCCGCGCGCTGGGCCTTGAGACCAGGAGCTATTCCCTGTGCGAACGGCTGTCGGGCGGCGAACAGCAGCGCGTGGCCATTGCCCGGTCCATGGTCGCCAATCCCGAACTGATCCTGGCCGACGAACCCACCGGCAACCTCGACGTCGACCTGACCATGCATCTCATGGAAATCTTCAAGCAGTTCCACACCTACGGAACGTCCGTCATCATGGCCACCCACTCCACCGAGGTTCTCGAATGCGTGCCGAACGCGCGCATCCTCCATCTCCAGGACGGACGCATCACCATAGAAGGGGAGCCTGTCGACGACAGGCCGTTCGACGAGAATTTCGAAGACGATTTCGACGGGGAGGAGCTGTGA